The following coding sequences lie in one Megalodesulfovibrio gigas DSM 1382 = ATCC 19364 genomic window:
- a CDS encoding DUF3987 domain-containing protein, which translates to MDKRENPAGRRGLQGKNQSGRDAETIAELIARVNTATLQNLLPLLENLFPAGKLQGQEYLVGDLAGNPGRSLSINTASGVWKDFSTDEGGRDPVSLYAAALRLKQGEAARRLAEVLRLDTSPRPAAGGRVVDFNAVPSAKPRPSRRVVAGYDYHDAAGEVVFQVTRWEPKSFTQRKPDGRGGWINNMQGVALVPFNLPAVLAADEVFITEGEKDALALGKLGLVATTNAQGAGKWREEYGPHFQGKQVVILSDNDEPGRAHGEAVAKHLHGVAASVKVVELPGLPAKGDASDWLAAGGTLEALRELVAVAPVWEDAQEPALPQGWELAQKILPRVPFPWEVLPASIAASLKSLARSCATSATPLPGYACCIIAAAVGRMADVQIKSSWREPLIFWHADIRESGEGKTAPAHMLKAEFDRRQMAAHERYDEQVRAHAALPRDEKAKTPDPEKPRGYFATNLTLEGVRQDLVGHHTAGLLVILEEFSALINGQNQYKSKGTDREAWLTLHGGGAARFLRQSKSIFIACSRVQVCGGIQPVTFRRCFSSEDGQYLVDGSIFRLLTVFEPAASHELTAAEWSEADAAPWHRAVSRALEWADVRQDPLVMTLTPEAAARFYDWRNELFASKADLPEQLRGFLPKAVGYAARLAGVLHLMHEFAAGREPHGVIDVPAIQRGIGASMFYLGQAVSAVQLLLGCAPATLVEVSERSRRLAVVLESLRGEANNERLAVGHVHERYNAAAPEIEKISSPHAMGGLLRSCGMKLTPGKHDANGKRGVRCLVWDGALEQFLAASQLHAPAPPPAPEPAPEPAPQAEQQDADFWEIPSEATS; encoded by the coding sequence ATGGATAAACGAGAAAACCCCGCTGGCCGGCGGGGTCTCCAAGGGAAAAATCAAAGCGGACGAGATGCGGAAACCATAGCCGAACTCATTGCCCGCGTCAACACCGCCACCTTGCAGAACCTCTTGCCCCTACTGGAGAATCTGTTCCCTGCCGGCAAGCTCCAGGGCCAGGAATATCTTGTAGGCGACCTGGCCGGCAATCCCGGCAGAAGCCTGAGCATCAACACCGCGTCCGGCGTCTGGAAGGACTTCTCCACCGATGAGGGCGGACGTGACCCCGTGAGTCTGTACGCCGCCGCCCTTCGTCTCAAACAAGGCGAGGCTGCCCGCAGGCTGGCCGAAGTCCTGCGGCTGGACACATCGCCGCGCCCCGCCGCAGGTGGGCGCGTTGTTGACTTCAACGCCGTGCCGAGCGCGAAGCCCAGGCCAAGCCGCCGCGTCGTGGCCGGCTACGACTATCACGACGCCGCCGGGGAAGTCGTCTTTCAGGTGACGCGATGGGAGCCGAAATCCTTCACCCAACGCAAGCCGGATGGTCGCGGCGGCTGGATCAACAACATGCAGGGCGTGGCCCTGGTCCCGTTCAACCTGCCGGCAGTCCTGGCCGCCGATGAAGTCTTCATCACTGAAGGCGAGAAAGACGCCCTGGCCCTGGGCAAGCTGGGACTGGTGGCCACGACTAATGCGCAGGGCGCGGGCAAATGGCGTGAAGAGTACGGGCCGCACTTTCAGGGCAAGCAGGTGGTCATCCTGTCGGACAATGACGAACCGGGCCGCGCCCATGGGGAGGCGGTGGCCAAGCACCTGCATGGCGTGGCCGCATCGGTGAAGGTGGTAGAACTCCCTGGCCTGCCGGCCAAGGGCGATGCATCCGACTGGCTGGCCGCTGGCGGAACGCTGGAGGCGTTGCGGGAGCTGGTGGCCGTCGCCCCGGTGTGGGAGGACGCGCAAGAGCCCGCGCTCCCGCAGGGATGGGAGCTTGCACAAAAGATTCTGCCCCGCGTGCCGTTCCCCTGGGAGGTGCTGCCGGCTTCCATTGCGGCTTCCCTCAAGAGCTTGGCCCGGTCCTGCGCCACAAGTGCCACGCCGTTGCCGGGGTACGCCTGCTGCATCATCGCCGCCGCCGTGGGCCGCATGGCAGACGTGCAGATCAAATCATCCTGGAGAGAGCCGCTCATCTTCTGGCATGCGGATATCCGGGAATCTGGCGAAGGCAAGACCGCACCCGCACACATGCTGAAGGCGGAATTTGACCGCCGGCAGATGGCTGCCCATGAGCGCTATGACGAGCAGGTGCGAGCCCATGCCGCACTGCCACGCGACGAAAAAGCCAAAACCCCGGACCCCGAGAAACCGCGTGGATACTTCGCCACAAACTTGACCCTCGAGGGCGTTCGGCAAGACCTGGTGGGCCACCACACTGCCGGCCTGCTGGTGATCCTGGAAGAGTTTTCCGCGCTGATAAATGGTCAAAATCAATACAAAAGCAAGGGAACAGACCGCGAGGCGTGGTTGACCTTGCACGGCGGCGGGGCAGCCCGATTCCTGCGCCAATCAAAATCTATATTCATTGCCTGCTCAAGGGTGCAGGTCTGCGGAGGAATCCAGCCTGTCACTTTCCGCCGCTGCTTTTCGTCGGAGGATGGGCAATATCTGGTGGATGGATCCATCTTCCGTCTGCTGACGGTCTTCGAGCCCGCCGCGTCCCATGAGTTGACAGCCGCTGAATGGAGCGAGGCCGATGCCGCGCCCTGGCATCGGGCTGTTTCCCGCGCCCTGGAGTGGGCAGACGTCCGGCAAGACCCGCTTGTCATGACCCTCACGCCCGAGGCCGCCGCCCGCTTCTACGACTGGCGCAATGAGCTGTTTGCAAGCAAGGCAGACCTGCCCGAGCAGTTGCGCGGCTTCCTGCCGAAGGCTGTCGGCTACGCCGCCCGCCTCGCCGGGGTGTTGCACCTCATGCACGAATTTGCCGCCGGCCGCGAGCCGCACGGAGTGATAGACGTTCCAGCCATCCAACGTGGTATTGGCGCGTCCATGTTTTACCTGGGACAGGCCGTGAGCGCCGTGCAGTTGCTGCTGGGATGCGCCCCTGCCACACTGGTGGAGGTCTCAGAGCGTTCCCGGCGGTTGGCCGTTGTGCTGGAGTCCCTGCGAGGGGAGGCCAACAACGAACGCCTGGCCGTGGGGCATGTTCATGAGCGCTACAACGCTGCTGCTCCCGAAATTGAAAAGATATCCAGCCCGCACGCCATGGGCGGGCTACTGCGATCCTGCGGCATGAAGCTGACCCCCGGAAAGCATGACGCCAACGGCAAGCGCGGCGTCCGGTGTCTTGTGTGGGATGGGGCGCTTGAACAGTTCCTCGCAGCCTCACAACTGCATGCGCCAGCCCCGCCGCCTGCGCCAGAACCTGCGCCAGAACCTGCGCCACAGGCGGAGCAGCAGGACGCGGACTTCTGGGAAATCCCGAGCGAGGCCACCTCATGA
- a CDS encoding threonine aldolase family protein, whose translation MISNTLQSVASDNNAGVHPRILQAMADANQADAIAYGDDPWTKALAAQFQALLGPDCRSFPVFLGTAANVLCLQAMTQPWEAVICAPSAHINRDECGAAEAVAGRKLLTTAPNPQGHGKIFPRDIEPLLGSRGFVHQVQPRVVSITQSTELGVCYSLDELRDLADFCKQHDLLLHMDGARLPNACAALGCSLKEMTADVGLDALTLGGTKNGMMFGEAVVVFRDDLAAALPFLRKQGMQLVSKMRYLSAQLLELYGTELWLENARHANAMAAMLAGRVAGVPGLEFVHPVQTNALFVRAPRPLLARLREEFFFYFWDDGASDRPVARWMTSWSTSQEAVQRFVYRLEAALQG comes from the coding sequence ATGATCTCCAATACTCTGCAAAGTGTTGCCAGCGACAATAACGCCGGCGTGCATCCCCGCATCCTGCAGGCCATGGCCGACGCCAACCAGGCGGACGCCATCGCCTACGGCGACGATCCCTGGACCAAGGCCCTGGCGGCGCAGTTTCAGGCGCTGCTGGGACCGGACTGCCGCAGCTTCCCGGTGTTCCTGGGCACGGCGGCCAATGTGCTCTGCCTGCAGGCCATGACCCAGCCCTGGGAGGCCGTGATCTGCGCCCCGTCCGCGCACATCAACCGCGACGAGTGCGGCGCCGCGGAGGCCGTGGCCGGGCGCAAGCTCCTGACCACCGCGCCCAACCCGCAGGGCCACGGAAAGATTTTCCCCAGGGATATCGAACCGCTGCTAGGATCCCGCGGCTTCGTGCATCAGGTGCAGCCGCGGGTGGTCAGCATTACGCAGTCCACGGAACTCGGGGTCTGCTATTCGTTGGACGAGTTGCGGGATCTGGCCGATTTCTGCAAACAACACGACCTGTTGCTGCATATGGATGGCGCCCGTCTGCCCAACGCCTGTGCGGCCCTGGGCTGCTCGCTGAAGGAAATGACCGCCGACGTGGGCCTGGATGCCCTGACCCTGGGCGGCACGAAAAACGGCATGATGTTTGGCGAGGCGGTGGTGGTGTTTCGGGACGATCTGGCCGCCGCGCTGCCGTTCCTGCGCAAGCAGGGGATGCAGCTCGTCTCCAAGATGCGTTATCTTTCCGCGCAATTGCTGGAACTGTACGGCACGGAGCTCTGGCTGGAGAATGCCCGGCACGCCAATGCCATGGCCGCGATGCTGGCCGGGCGTGTGGCCGGGGTGCCGGGTCTTGAGTTCGTGCACCCGGTGCAAACCAATGCCCTGTTCGTGCGTGCGCCGCGGCCGCTCCTGGCCCGGTTGCGCGAGGAGTTCTTTTTCTATTTCTGGGATGATGGCGCGAGCGATCGCCCCGTGGCCCGCTGGATGACGTCCTGGAGCACCAGCCAGGAGGCGGTGCAGCGGTTTGTGTACCGGCTGGAGGCCGCATTGCAGGGGTGA
- a CDS encoding helix-turn-helix transcriptional regulator, with product MEPLLVTDSQLAGILGISRATVWNMVRSGQIQKPVKLGRASRFDRAAVLTALGISTAASTPPAAPPPAPADPAPPAPPAPPAPPAPGVKRGRGRPRKVQPVQEVAHG from the coding sequence TTGGAACCCCTGCTCGTAACTGATTCTCAATTGGCTGGCATTCTTGGAATTTCCCGCGCAACCGTCTGGAATATGGTCCGCAGTGGCCAGATTCAAAAACCCGTGAAGTTGGGCCGGGCCTCCCGCTTCGACCGCGCCGCCGTCCTGACTGCCCTGGGCATCTCCACCGCCGCGAGCACTCCGCCTGCTGCTCCACCACCTGCGCCGGCTGATCCCGCGCCCCCCGCGCCCCCCGCGCCCCCCGCGCCCCCCGCGCCCGGTGTCAAGCGTGGCCGTGGCCGCCCCCGGAAGGTGCAGCCGGTGCAGGAGGTGGCCCATGGATAA
- a CDS encoding tyrosine-type recombinase/integrase — protein sequence MTTKAKKPLTDKEIRAAKPGEKVKRLPDGTVRGLYLEIRPAGGKSWVLRWEKSGKANSIGIGPYPDRTLADARALALEHRRLLLDGLDPAGEKRKEREAARHEAELERATFGAVAGEWFTGMEPTWSPRHAATVRQRLDHYLLPPLGSLPIAEVTPPVLLDALQPMVKAGHLDTAAKTKIIAGQVLRFAMARGLTAFDAAASLRGALPAKSRAHHHAHMTHPKEIGGLMRAIYAYGGDFVTIVALRLMPLLLLRPGELRSLLWREVDLDAAELRLDHAPAELDARKDGRKLHKCLIVPLPTQAVELLRSLQPLTGHCKFVFPSARTRHGGKCERPMSENALAAALAAMGYAGRQTPHGFRHMASTWMNEQGWPADAIERQLSHEPRDAVRGTYNLSQLLPVRRQMLQAWADYLDALRDEKPA from the coding sequence ATGACCACGAAAGCCAAAAAGCCATTGACTGACAAGGAGATACGCGCCGCCAAGCCAGGCGAGAAGGTCAAGCGCCTGCCTGACGGCACAGTGCGGGGTCTCTACCTGGAGATCAGGCCGGCGGGTGGCAAAAGCTGGGTGCTACGCTGGGAGAAGAGCGGCAAGGCAAATTCCATCGGGATTGGGCCGTACCCGGATAGGACGCTTGCCGATGCCCGCGCCCTGGCCCTGGAGCATCGCCGCTTGCTGCTGGATGGCCTGGACCCTGCCGGGGAGAAGCGGAAGGAACGCGAGGCCGCACGACATGAAGCCGAATTGGAGCGGGCCACCTTCGGCGCAGTAGCCGGAGAATGGTTCACGGGCATGGAACCCACATGGAGCCCGCGCCACGCCGCCACGGTGCGCCAGCGGCTGGACCATTACCTGCTGCCGCCCCTGGGCAGCCTGCCCATTGCCGAGGTGACGCCGCCGGTTCTGCTGGATGCGCTGCAACCGATGGTCAAGGCCGGGCATCTGGACACTGCGGCCAAGACCAAAATCATTGCCGGCCAGGTGCTGCGCTTCGCCATGGCACGCGGCTTGACCGCCTTTGACGCAGCGGCCTCCCTGCGGGGCGCATTGCCAGCCAAGAGCCGCGCACACCACCACGCCCACATGACGCACCCGAAAGAAATCGGCGGCCTCATGCGTGCAATCTACGCCTATGGTGGCGACTTCGTGACAATCGTTGCCCTGCGTCTCATGCCGCTTTTGCTCTTGCGCCCCGGCGAACTGCGCTCTCTGCTTTGGCGGGAAGTCGATCTGGACGCCGCCGAACTGCGGCTTGACCATGCCCCTGCCGAGCTGGACGCCCGCAAGGATGGCCGGAAGCTGCATAAGTGCCTGATTGTGCCGCTGCCCACGCAGGCAGTGGAGCTGCTGCGCTCGCTCCAGCCCTTGACCGGGCACTGCAAATTCGTCTTCCCAAGCGCCAGGACGCGCCACGGCGGGAAATGTGAGAGGCCCATGAGCGAGAACGCCCTTGCCGCCGCATTGGCCGCAATGGGCTATGCTGGACGCCAGACGCCGCATGGATTCCGGCACATGGCGTCAACCTGGATGAATGAACAGGGATGGCCAGCCGATGCCATTGAGCGACAACTGAGCCATGAGCCGAGGGACGCCGTGCGGGGAACCTACAACCTGTCGCAACTGCTGCCCGTGCGCCGGCAGATGTTGCAGGCATGGGCAGACTACCTGGACGCGTTGCGGGATGAGAAACCGGCGTAG